A single region of the Desulfomonile tiedjei genome encodes:
- a CDS encoding 1-acyl-sn-glycerol-3-phosphate acyltransferase gives MKKLITLLSSRVQVDDEVVEKIRQLARTGPIVYAMKYRSIYDLHFLRLRFAELGLPVPAFAFDVSAMDSWSLSKAVRVWRAGLNGLLHEPRHKKTVNEEDVKEILDGGGAGVVFLVDEKTARSRYIHPSEDPIRILLDLQGKLSGAIAVVPIFILYDRTPRPAIRPFWEIFLGDPDNPGPIRRLLIALRKWTVPEFLMGEPVHLVGEFEEFGSEESWEELPFTVRQKLIAGINERIRVNRGPEKLSRTEIKERVLQDPRVQRAVREGVSNEDHTEEKIRKRAESFVDEIAADQTSQTLHFLYYLLKWLLTRVFDGMDLSPSGFSVLKRANTQGSLIFTSCHKSHFDYLIVGYLSFINQMPVPHMAAGKNLAFWPVGRVLRTGGAFFLRRTFGGLALYTHVFAAYLKVLVKEKVNINFYIEGGRSRTGKLLPPRVGMLAFLVQAVEEGGVEDLTFVPTFVGYDQIPEENDYLRELAGREKQKETFVSLIRARDILTKRFGKVYVRFHEPLSFVEFCTKMGVQPNEGRLSQKETRRLLTDFAYYLMDGIVKVGVIGPVDLFAAALTCSRRNRVDHDRLMKSAAYLSDMLRVEGCEFAASLDKLESAVQPVLGLFRMRGFVEVEPVGGAKASTEYIVNGSKRANLEFYRNALINYLWAGSLISNIILRNDSGASGFTPAMAEEFQFLKQLLSKELICNPLVGDDEIMERTLGLFRDQGWVSGGQPLNREALECLKGVTADLLEVYYLVLATAETVEEGGIYQKEFIKKMVKTAQEMHAGQERDSVPSLPSVTVGNAVLRFSEMGILEYRQSKKFLKGVGDHAQKNEVRDRLAKALE, from the coding sequence TTGAAAAAGCTGATTACCCTCCTCTCTTCCAGGGTTCAAGTGGACGATGAGGTGGTGGAAAAGATCCGTCAACTCGCTCGGACAGGGCCGATCGTGTACGCCATGAAGTACCGCAGCATTTACGATCTTCATTTTTTGAGGCTGCGATTCGCGGAACTGGGGCTGCCCGTGCCGGCCTTCGCCTTCGATGTCTCAGCCATGGACAGTTGGTCTCTGTCCAAGGCCGTAAGAGTGTGGAGGGCCGGATTGAACGGCCTTCTTCACGAACCAAGGCATAAGAAGACGGTCAATGAGGAAGATGTGAAGGAAATCCTCGATGGTGGCGGCGCGGGAGTGGTCTTTCTGGTAGATGAAAAGACCGCGCGCAGTCGTTACATCCATCCGTCGGAAGATCCCATCCGCATACTCCTTGACCTGCAAGGAAAGTTGTCAGGCGCGATCGCTGTGGTTCCCATATTCATACTGTACGACAGGACCCCGCGTCCCGCGATTAGGCCCTTCTGGGAGATCTTTCTGGGGGACCCCGACAATCCGGGTCCTATCAGGAGGCTCCTCATTGCTTTGCGGAAATGGACTGTCCCGGAATTCCTAATGGGCGAACCAGTTCATCTGGTTGGAGAATTCGAGGAATTTGGGTCCGAAGAGTCCTGGGAAGAGCTTCCTTTCACGGTGCGCCAAAAGCTCATAGCGGGCATAAATGAAAGGATCAGGGTCAACCGAGGGCCGGAAAAGCTGTCTCGCACTGAAATCAAAGAGAGAGTTTTGCAAGACCCCAGGGTCCAGAGAGCCGTAAGGGAAGGTGTGTCCAACGAGGACCACACAGAAGAGAAAATCCGGAAGCGGGCCGAATCATTTGTGGACGAAATAGCCGCGGACCAAACCAGCCAAACTTTGCACTTCCTTTATTATTTGCTGAAATGGCTCCTAACGAGGGTTTTCGACGGGATGGACCTTAGCCCGTCGGGGTTCTCCGTTCTCAAACGGGCCAATACGCAAGGATCTCTGATCTTTACGTCGTGCCACAAGAGCCACTTTGATTACCTGATCGTGGGCTATCTGTCTTTTATCAATCAGATGCCCGTCCCTCACATGGCTGCCGGCAAGAATCTCGCTTTTTGGCCGGTGGGACGAGTGCTGCGCACCGGCGGGGCTTTTTTCCTCAGACGAACTTTTGGGGGGCTGGCGCTTTACACGCACGTCTTCGCGGCCTACCTGAAGGTCCTGGTCAAGGAAAAGGTCAATATTAATTTCTACATCGAAGGCGGGAGAAGCCGGACAGGCAAGCTCCTGCCTCCGAGAGTAGGCATGTTGGCCTTTCTCGTCCAAGCGGTGGAAGAAGGAGGGGTCGAGGACCTCACTTTTGTTCCCACCTTCGTAGGTTACGACCAGATCCCGGAGGAGAACGACTACTTACGTGAACTTGCCGGCCGTGAAAAGCAGAAGGAAACCTTCGTCTCTCTCATTCGCGCCAGGGACATTCTGACCAAACGGTTCGGGAAGGTCTACGTAAGATTCCATGAACCCCTATCCTTTGTGGAATTCTGCACCAAAATGGGAGTGCAGCCAAATGAGGGACGATTGTCCCAAAAAGAGACACGCAGGCTCCTTACGGATTTCGCGTATTATCTGATGGACGGAATTGTAAAGGTCGGGGTCATAGGTCCGGTCGATTTGTTTGCCGCTGCATTGACCTGTTCTCGTCGCAATCGCGTTGATCACGATAGGCTCATGAAGTCCGCTGCCTATCTTTCCGATATGCTCCGTGTCGAAGGATGCGAGTTTGCAGCAAGCCTCGACAAGTTGGAAAGCGCCGTACAACCGGTGCTGGGGCTTTTCAGGATGCGAGGCTTCGTAGAGGTCGAACCCGTGGGTGGTGCGAAGGCCTCGACTGAGTACATTGTCAATGGATCAAAGAGAGCAAACCTGGAGTTCTACAGAAACGCCCTGATAAACTATCTTTGGGCTGGATCACTGATTTCGAATATCATACTCCGGAATGATTCAGGGGCTTCAGGGTTTACCCCGGCCATGGCCGAGGAGTTTCAGTTCCTGAAGCAGCTATTGTCAAAGGAGTTGATTTGTAATCCCTTGGTGGGAGACGACGAGATCATGGAAAGAACGCTGGGGCTCTTCCGCGACCAGGGTTGGGTAAGCGGTGGACAGCCGCTTAACCGAGAAGCGCTGGAATGTCTAAAAGGAGTGACAGCTGATTTGTTGGAGGTGTACTATCTGGTCCTGGCAACCGCTGAAACAGTGGAAGAGGGAGGGATTTACCAGAAGGAATTTATCAAGAAAATGGTGAAGACCGCCCAGGAGATGCACGCGGGCCAGGAGAGAGACTCTGTGCCTTCACTGCCCTCGGTTACGGTCGGTAATGCTGTTCTCCGATTTTCCGAAATGGGAATACTTGAATACAGGCAGTCCAAAAAGTTTTTGAAAGGTGTCGGCGATCATGCCCAAAAGAATGAGGTCCGGGATCGCCTGGCCAAGGCCCTGGAATAA
- a CDS encoding AAA family ATPase: MSVEKLSARKILVDWANKQSNWVRAIVSEVLNTAQTVSDDAVDEIYKMLLAERGLSDEPAPFIPKLLLEEGDVDATERLTLAYIKAVEGVNLLASGQEIFFNPRMTVLFGENASGKSGYVRILKCLAAVRSAEKVLPNIKATQPISCQATVGYKVSDKEQFFEWQNETGIPPFTRASIFDTRAVALHVDQDLEYVYTPRDLALFPLVTDAIQAVKDRLTRSRDERRPAGNFLLQRFDVESTIYGKIEALGAATDLSHLEVLSDVSVEEAAQLQVLRNKVEALRATTITAQLQVARSNRDICAKLLATARAIAAFDWASYSTDVNKVRSAEQQYRRATEEAFAGLDLPGALSDAWSEFIKAGDAYLKYLGLDDYPDSGDRCIYCRQDLGEAALALLKKYQAYCNNTFQAQLQSAREEMKTRAELILDLDIRAMKDSLSERTSLVGKEDSLATTLSAGFQLITDCLPIQEQIGKRQAIDAAGVVARAATVVELTEADCSKAEDLIADLTKRGSERELAYAQANGELRELEARLTLRQMMPQVRDFVAKAKWASTADTIIGRFPQLQKSLTDASKMASEDLLNQDFSRFFEQERQALHAPNVKLEFPGRGGQAKRKKSLTPEHRLSDILSEGEQKVIALADFLAESAIRTVSAPLVFDDPVNSLDYKRLQYIVDRLHALSEMHQVIIFTHNIWFATSMLAKFEKTPDLCSYFDITHGEGEVTGIVTGGKHPRYDTPAKLRAKINDIIQSASAESGETQQALIESAYSRLRSWCEAVVEQDLLKGVTKRYQPNVMMTKLKDIHPDRLASAIEEIYRIFEKCCRITDAHSQPLETLNIRPTMKELREDWAAAHSTRDAYLA; this comes from the coding sequence GTGTCCGTAGAAAAACTCAGCGCCAGAAAAATACTGGTAGACTGGGCCAATAAACAGTCGAATTGGGTTCGTGCCATCGTTTCTGAAGTCTTGAACACCGCCCAAACCGTATCCGACGATGCCGTTGATGAGATCTACAAGATGTTACTGGCGGAGCGGGGACTGAGCGACGAACCAGCTCCATTCATTCCAAAGTTGCTGCTTGAGGAGGGCGACGTTGATGCCACGGAACGCCTTACCTTAGCCTATATCAAGGCCGTCGAGGGAGTAAATCTTCTCGCTTCGGGCCAGGAAATATTCTTCAATCCTCGAATGACCGTTCTATTCGGCGAAAACGCTTCTGGAAAGAGCGGCTACGTTCGGATCCTGAAGTGCCTCGCGGCCGTGCGGTCGGCGGAAAAGGTTCTCCCCAACATCAAGGCCACTCAACCAATTTCGTGCCAGGCCACTGTTGGATATAAGGTCAGTGACAAAGAACAATTCTTTGAATGGCAGAATGAAACCGGAATCCCGCCATTTACCCGAGCGAGCATTTTCGACACCCGCGCCGTGGCCCTCCACGTCGACCAAGATCTTGAGTACGTTTATACACCACGCGACCTCGCTCTCTTCCCGCTGGTGACTGATGCGATTCAAGCGGTCAAAGACCGGCTAACCCGCTCTCGGGACGAACGCAGGCCCGCGGGGAATTTTCTTTTGCAGCGGTTCGACGTGGAATCTACAATCTACGGTAAGATTGAAGCCCTTGGTGCGGCGACCGACTTGTCGCACCTCGAAGTCCTTTCGGACGTGAGTGTAGAAGAGGCAGCCCAGCTCCAAGTTCTCCGGAATAAGGTCGAGGCATTACGGGCAACGACAATTACAGCCCAGCTTCAAGTAGCACGGTCCAACCGCGATATATGCGCCAAGCTGCTAGCCACTGCGCGTGCGATCGCGGCCTTCGACTGGGCCAGTTATTCCACTGACGTCAATAAGGTACGGTCAGCAGAACAGCAGTATCGCCGTGCGACGGAGGAGGCATTCGCCGGCCTGGATCTCCCCGGTGCGCTGAGCGACGCATGGAGTGAATTTATCAAGGCTGGCGACGCTTACCTCAAATACCTAGGTCTAGACGACTACCCTGATTCAGGTGACCGATGTATCTACTGCCGCCAGGATCTGGGAGAGGCTGCCTTAGCTTTGCTGAAGAAATATCAGGCTTACTGCAATAACACTTTTCAGGCTCAGCTGCAGTCGGCCCGTGAGGAGATGAAGACCAGAGCCGAGCTAATTCTGGATCTCGATATTCGAGCCATGAAAGATTCGTTGTCCGAGCGGACATCTTTGGTGGGCAAAGAAGACAGCCTAGCGACAACGCTGTCGGCCGGGTTTCAGTTGATTACCGACTGTCTACCTATCCAAGAGCAAATCGGCAAACGGCAGGCCATCGACGCGGCAGGTGTTGTCGCTCGCGCGGCGACCGTCGTAGAGCTTACCGAAGCTGATTGCTCCAAGGCGGAAGATCTCATCGCGGATCTCACTAAACGCGGAAGCGAGCGGGAATTGGCATACGCTCAAGCCAATGGAGAGTTGCGGGAACTGGAAGCTCGACTGACACTGAGACAGATGATGCCTCAGGTTCGGGACTTTGTAGCGAAAGCCAAATGGGCAAGCACCGCCGATACCATTATCGGCAGATTCCCTCAACTTCAGAAGTCCCTTACCGATGCCTCCAAAATGGCTAGTGAGGATCTGCTCAACCAGGACTTCAGCCGTTTTTTTGAACAGGAGCGGCAAGCCCTCCATGCTCCTAATGTGAAGCTCGAGTTTCCCGGACGAGGAGGCCAAGCGAAGCGAAAGAAGTCCCTCACACCCGAGCACAGACTTAGCGACATTCTCTCGGAGGGTGAGCAAAAGGTAATAGCCCTCGCGGACTTTCTCGCAGAGTCTGCGATCCGCACCGTCTCGGCCCCCCTTGTCTTCGACGACCCGGTCAACAGTCTTGATTACAAACGCCTTCAATACATTGTTGACCGGCTTCACGCGCTGAGCGAGATGCACCAGGTCATAATCTTCACTCACAACATCTGGTTCGCTACCTCCATGCTCGCGAAATTCGAGAAAACACCTGACCTATGTTCCTATTTTGATATCACTCATGGGGAAGGTGAGGTCACCGGGATTGTGACAGGCGGCAAGCACCCGCGATACGATACCCCAGCCAAACTGCGCGCCAAAATTAACGATATCATCCAAAGCGCGAGCGCCGAAAGCGGTGAGACCCAACAGGCACTGATCGAAAGCGCCTATTCGCGGCTGCGGTCTTGGTGTGAGGCTGTAGTTGAGCAGGACTTGTTAAAGGGGGTGACTAAGCGCTACCAGCCGAATGTAATGATGACCAAACTCAAAGACATACACCCCGACCGCCTGGCAAGTGCCATAGAAGAAATTTACCGTATATTCGAGAAGTGCTGTCGCATCACCGATGCCCATTCGCAGCCCCTCGAAACACTCAATATTCGCCCTACCATGAAGGAACTCAGGGAGGACTGGGCCGCAGCTCACAGTACCCGCGATGCCTATTTAGCGTAA
- a CDS encoding RluA family pseudouridine synthase gives MSRPSRPNARVLPKGLVIVHEDRDILVVDKPPGLLTMSTETEKSRTAYFILTDYVRKGCARSKKRIFIVHRLDRDTSGILVFAKSEEAKLRLQSQWEETKKQYLAVVHGKCEKPSETITTYLAENKAHRVYSTTDKKKGKLAHTAYKVLKETKDLALLEVDLLTGRKHQIRVHLADIGHPVVGDRKYGKENEAHKRLALHATSISFQHPFSGKRVFFETRVPGYFNKLVGSLGT, from the coding sequence ATGAGTAGACCTTCAAGACCGAACGCCAGGGTTCTGCCGAAAGGACTCGTGATTGTCCACGAAGACAGGGACATTCTGGTGGTGGACAAACCGCCGGGCCTCTTGACGATGAGTACGGAAACAGAGAAATCAAGAACAGCTTACTTCATTCTGACTGATTATGTCCGCAAGGGCTGTGCCAGGTCCAAGAAACGCATTTTCATCGTTCACCGGCTGGATAGGGATACTTCAGGTATACTCGTCTTCGCGAAGAGCGAAGAGGCAAAGCTTCGTCTACAGAGCCAGTGGGAAGAAACCAAGAAGCAATACCTCGCGGTCGTTCATGGCAAGTGTGAGAAGCCCTCAGAGACTATCACTACATACCTGGCAGAGAACAAAGCTCACCGCGTGTACTCCACAACCGACAAGAAAAAAGGGAAACTGGCTCATACTGCCTACAAAGTGCTCAAGGAGACAAAAGACCTTGCTTTGCTGGAAGTTGATCTGTTGACGGGCCGGAAGCACCAGATTCGCGTGCATCTCGCCGATATTGGACACCCGGTGGTGGGTGATCGGAAGTATGGAAAAGAGAACGAAGCCCACAAACGTCTAGCGCTTCATGCGACATCGATTTCCTTCCAACACCCCTTCAGCGGCAAGCGGGTCTTTTTTGAAACTAGGGTGCCCGGATATTTCAACAAACTTGTTGGTAGTTTGGGCACCTGA
- a CDS encoding YaiI/YqxD family protein produces the protein MIKIYVDADGCPVKSEVFRVALRYGLKVYVVSNSMMRIPQEELFELVLVAKEFDAADDWIVEHVREDDIGVSADIPLAARCLEKGARMLDPKGRVFTQESIGSALANRDLMAYLRDMGDITGGPAPFEKRDRSRFLQGLDGVIQAALKVTR, from the coding sequence TTGATCAAGATCTACGTTGATGCAGATGGCTGTCCAGTAAAGAGTGAAGTCTTTCGAGTGGCCCTCCGCTACGGGTTGAAAGTCTACGTGGTTTCCAACTCGATGATGAGAATTCCGCAAGAGGAACTATTTGAGCTAGTTCTTGTTGCAAAAGAATTTGACGCCGCAGATGATTGGATTGTGGAGCATGTTCGTGAAGACGATATCGGAGTATCCGCTGATATTCCCCTTGCTGCGCGGTGTCTTGAAAAAGGCGCTCGCATGCTCGACCCGAAAGGGCGTGTCTTCACTCAAGAATCCATCGGTAGTGCTCTTGCGAATAGAGATTTGATGGCCTATCTCAGGGATATGGGGGATATTACCGGAGGTCCGGCTCCTTTTGAAAAGCGAGACCGGTCTCGTTTCCTTCAAGGTCTTGATGGGGTAATCCAGGCCGCTCTTAAGGTAACGCGATAA
- a CDS encoding GNAT family N-acetyltransferase, with protein sequence MNSGSFSIRRMNASEIDMAIDWAEAEGWNPGIHDSDCFYAADPNGFLIGLSDNEPVAMVSAVAYGDSYGFMGFYIVKPEFRNENYGVQLWDEGLRYLENRCVGLDSVRPDLVSHKKPEFKPAYTNYRFKWIKGQQWAVAPEVIDLSRVPFLMVTAYDCEVFGFSRESFLKCWISRPGTRALGIIEDNKLSAYGVIRECREGFKIGPLFADNAEFARRLFEALTTDVKMGMQIYLDTPARNPEAVTIAQSYGMTEVFRTTRMYNRQEPTFPLDKWFGVTSFELG encoded by the coding sequence ATGAATTCGGGCTCTTTCTCCATACGTCGAATGAACGCAAGTGAAATTGACATGGCCATAGATTGGGCTGAAGCGGAAGGCTGGAATCCCGGAATCCATGATTCGGATTGTTTCTACGCTGCCGATCCGAATGGCTTTCTGATTGGATTATCGGATAATGAGCCTGTTGCAATGGTTTCGGCGGTTGCGTACGGTGACTCGTATGGATTCATGGGTTTCTACATTGTTAAGCCGGAATTCCGAAACGAGAACTATGGGGTGCAATTGTGGGACGAGGGCCTGCGATATTTGGAAAACCGGTGCGTCGGGCTTGACAGTGTCAGGCCGGATCTCGTTTCCCACAAAAAGCCCGAATTCAAACCTGCTTATACGAACTATCGCTTTAAATGGATCAAAGGTCAGCAATGGGCCGTTGCTCCTGAAGTCATTGACCTTTCCCGGGTGCCATTCTTAATGGTGACTGCATACGATTGTGAGGTCTTCGGGTTTTCGAGAGAAAGCTTTTTGAAATGCTGGATAAGCCGACCGGGCACAAGAGCTTTGGGCATAATTGAAGATAACAAACTCTCGGCATATGGGGTCATAAGGGAATGCCGAGAAGGATTCAAAATTGGCCCCCTTTTCGCGGACAATGCAGAATTTGCACGGAGATTGTTTGAGGCTCTCACAACAGACGTGAAGATGGGCATGCAAATCTATCTGGACACGCCCGCAAGAAATCCTGAGGCGGTAACGATCGCTCAAAGCTACGGTATGACCGAAGTGTTCCGGACCACAAGAATGTATAACAGACAGGAACCTACTTTTCCGCTGGACAAATGGTTTGGCGTAACCAGCTTTGAACTTGGATAG